In the genome of Hyphomonas sp. Mor2, one region contains:
- a CDS encoding DUF819 family protein encodes MPSDTLIASSDIFGVLTTIMLIVACGMAMERHPKIGQLGAMFVILMPALLTALSILPRESAVYALVNGPMIALAIPMLLFNANLKKLWRQSGRVMIAFLLAVAATIFAAIIGALFVNLGSNESTWVGLMTAAFIGGAVNLAAVAGAMEVVGDPKIGLIFASVYVVIIPYFIFLMMLPSLGPIWRLFAPSAVEDAKADLNAREDKSVESESNKNGALGVAIMVALAGVCVVLGEVLARATAMPALKFLGLSLVAIAIATFCPRLVNRMDGHNEMGHILIYAFLGVMGAAIDFSVVSEEGLPIIVFVIILLAVHLVVVSLIGRVLKLSGPELLIASNACILGPPTAAAMATARGWSGLVTPGILVGVFGWAIASFVGVGLAIFL; translated from the coding sequence ATGCCCAGTGACACCTTAATCGCATCAAGCGACATATTCGGCGTACTGACGACTATCATGCTGATTGTCGCTTGTGGTATGGCGATGGAGCGACATCCAAAAATTGGGCAGCTGGGTGCAATGTTCGTGATACTGATGCCCGCTTTATTGACGGCTTTGTCAATCTTACCGCGAGAGTCGGCAGTTTACGCTTTGGTAAATGGCCCGATGATCGCGCTCGCTATCCCAATGCTCCTGTTCAACGCAAATTTAAAAAAACTTTGGAGGCAATCGGGGCGCGTGATGATTGCTTTTTTGCTTGCAGTTGCAGCGACCATATTTGCCGCAATCATTGGGGCACTGTTCGTCAATCTAGGGTCAAACGAGTCGACTTGGGTTGGGTTGATGACCGCGGCTTTTATCGGTGGCGCTGTCAATCTGGCAGCCGTTGCTGGAGCTATGGAAGTCGTTGGAGATCCTAAGATCGGCCTCATTTTCGCTTCTGTATATGTCGTTATCATTCCATACTTCATCTTCTTGATGATGCTCCCAAGCCTGGGGCCTATTTGGAGACTATTCGCGCCTTCAGCAGTAGAGGACGCAAAAGCTGACTTAAACGCGAGAGAAGACAAGTCAGTCGAAAGTGAGTCCAACAAGAACGGCGCGTTAGGAGTCGCGATCATGGTAGCGCTTGCCGGCGTATGTGTTGTATTAGGGGAAGTTCTAGCGCGTGCCACGGCAATGCCGGCGTTGAAGTTTTTAGGGCTGTCTCTGGTCGCAATCGCAATCGCAACATTCTGCCCTCGCCTGGTCAATAGAATGGATGGGCACAATGAGATGGGGCATATCCTGATCTATGCCTTTCTTGGAGTCATGGGGGCAGCAATAGATTTTTCGGTCGTTTCAGAAGAGGGCTTACCGATTATTGTTTTTGTGATAATTTTGTTAGCGGTGCACTTGGTGGTCGTCTCCTTGATTGGCCGTGTTCTGAAGCTTAGTGGACCAGAATTATTGATCGCTTCAAATGCCTGCATCCTGGGGCCGCCAACGGCGGCGGCGATGGCGACTGCGCGTGGCTGGTCGGGATTGGTGACGCCGGGAATTTTGGTCGGGGTTTTTGGTTGGGCGATTGCGAGTTTTGTTGGGGTCGGGCTCGCGATTTTTCTATAG